A segment of the Siphonobacter curvatus genome:
GCGTATTGGGCGAACTCACGTTCACGACAAAGTAATCAACCGTATCTTTCAGTTCATGGAAGCAGGCCAGATAATCGTCTACGGCTTTTTCGTTGGGCGTCACCTTATTCTTACCAATGTTTCCCCCAATAAGTACGCGACTTCTGCGTCGGCGGAGTTTTTCGGCGGCAGTCCGGGCTCCTTTATTATTGAAACCCATGCGATTAATCAGGCCCTGATCGGCCTTCAGGCGAAACAGCCGCGGACGGTCGTTGCCAGGTTGGGGGCGGGGCGTTACCGTACCGATCTCCACAAAACCGAAGCCGAGGCAGGAAAGCTCGTCTACTAATTCGGCATTTTTGTCGAAACCAGCCGCCAGACCTACCGGATTTGGAAATCGAATGCCAAAGACTTCCCGCTCCAGTCGCGGGTCCGTTACCGTAAAGATTTTCCGGCTTAACGCAGGAACGAACGGTATTTTAAAGCTAAACTTCAGGAAGTTGAACGAAAAGTGATGAATCTGTTCAGGATCGAAACAGAAGAGCAGCGGGCGAATCAGAGCTTGGTACATGGGACAAAAATACGCACTTTGCAGCTATGAAACCGCTGCTTGGGTTGATCCTTTTCTTGACTTTTTCCTTTACGGTCGGGGCTCAGCAAACCCTGAGAGGTCGCGTACTGAACGCCGACGACCGTAAACCCTTACCTTTTGCGAACGTTTTTCTGGCCAATACCACCCGCGGTACTACCACAAATGAGGCGGGTGAATTTACTTTAAACCAACTTCCAGCGGGTACGCTTGAACTGGTCGTCTCGTACGTGGGCTACCAAACCCAGACACAAACGATCCAAACCGATAATCGGTCAGCTTCGCTGGAGATTCTACTTAAAGCCAATCCCGAATTATTGGCTGAGGTGAAAGTAAAAACGAAACGCGACAAGCACTGGAAACAACGATACGAACGCTTTGTGAGTATGTTTCTGGGGGCAACCGAAAACGCCCGGCAGTGTACCATTCTGAATTCCGACGTACTCTGGATTACGGAAGATTCCACCAAACAATGGCTAACGGCCGGAGCCCGCGAGCCTTTGATTATTGAAAATCAGGCACTGGGTTACCGCATCAAATACCAGCTTGAAGGATTTTCCTATCACCGGACCCAGGGCTACGTTTCGTACCTAGGCTATCCAGTGTACGAAGAATTGCCCACGACGAGCTCCGAAACGATGAGTCGCTGGAAACGCAACCGCAATCGGGCCTACTACGGATCACTCACGCATTTTTTGCGAAGTCTGCATAACGGTACACTGGCCTCTGAAGGATTCATTGTACAACGAATGGCAAATCCTGCCCATTCTCCCATGAACGCTCTGGCTTTGGCGGGTAAAAAGCTGAGTCGATCCGAAGTGGATCGGTACCGTAGCTATCAAGTACTGGAAGAACCCTTACGAAGCGACGACCTGCTGGTAAAGCGATTACACACTGCCGAACAGA
Coding sequences within it:
- a CDS encoding quinone-dependent dihydroorotate dehydrogenase, translated to MYQALIRPLLFCFDPEQIHHFSFNFLKFSFKIPFVPALSRKIFTVTDPRLEREVFGIRFPNPVGLAAGFDKNAELVDELSCLGFGFVEIGTVTPRPQPGNDRPRLFRLKADQGLINRMGFNNKGARTAAEKLRRRRSRVLIGGNIGKNKVTPNEKAVDDYLACFHELKDTVDYFVVNVSSPNTPNLRALQEKEPLTELLLTLQAENLKQSRPKPILLKIAPDLTNSQLDDIIDIVQTSRIAGVIATNTTISRENLQTPRQTIEAIGAGGLSGKPVRERSTEVIRYLHQQSKGSFPIIGVGGIHSPEDALEKLQAGASLIQVYTGFIYEGPAQAKRICNYLLDNQ
- a CDS encoding carboxypeptidase-like regulatory domain-containing protein, whose product is MKPLLGLILFLTFSFTVGAQQTLRGRVLNADDRKPLPFANVFLANTTRGTTTNEAGEFTLNQLPAGTLELVVSYVGYQTQTQTIQTDNRSASLEILLKANPELLAEVKVKTKRDKHWKQRYERFVSMFLGATENARQCTILNSDVLWITEDSTKQWLTAGAREPLIIENQALGYRIKYQLEGFSYHRTQGYVSYLGYPVYEELPTTSSETMSRWKRNRNRAYYGSLTHFLRSLHNGTLASEGFIVQRMANPAHSPMNALALAGKKLSRSEVDRYRSYQVLEEPLRSDDLLVKRLHTAEQSIMTFPGAIQVTYTKEMDFPSRPGMSQRPQTSVIELLSQMVRIQANGQYFPSLDLLVSGYFVYEKTGDSLPFDFQPYP